A genomic region of Magnolia sinica isolate HGM2019 chromosome 6, MsV1, whole genome shotgun sequence contains the following coding sequences:
- the LOC131250008 gene encoding clathrin heavy chain 1-like, with translation MKMFERTANLLNNQIINYCYDPSEKWLVLIGIAPGAPERPQLVKGNMQLFSVYQQRSQALEAHAAAFATFKVAGNENPSTLICFASKTMNAGQIISKLHVIELGAQPGHCLFQKQQMMRVLACWKYLASA, from the exons ATGAAAATGTTTGAGCGAACGGCAAATCTGTTGAACAATCAAATCATCAATTACTGCTATGATCCTTCCGAGAAATGGCTTGTTTTGATTGGCATTGCTCCTGGTGCACCTGAG AGGCCACAACTTGTTAAGGGGAACATGCAACTGTTTTCCGTATACCAGCAACGTAGTCAAGCTTTAGAAGCACATGCTGCAGCCTTTGCAACGTTTAAA GTTGCTGGAAATGAGAATCCTTCTACTCTTATTTGCTTCGCATCAAAGACCATGAATGCTGGTCAAATTATTTCTAAGTTGCATGTCATCGAACTCGGTGCTCAGCCAGGTCATTGCTTATTTCAGAAACAGCAGATGATGAGAGTATTAGCGTGTTGGAAGTACCTAGCTAGTGCATGA